A genomic window from Sulfurospirillum diekertiae includes:
- the gltX gene encoding glutamate--tRNA ligase: MVRFAPTPSADLNIESLRIALFNYMYAIQTKDSMVVRIEDRDKKQNIEGKDQDILDMLNLFGISYTQLYYQSQNFKYHLQFASTLLDTKKAFICFCNEKELEIKREKAKSEGKTYCYDGTCEHLSSEEILNNPKPFVIRMKKPEATISFTDTIQGEISLEPDAVDAFVIMQADKYPTYNFACACDDMLQGISYIIRSEDHLFDTPRQEFIRKSLGYDQEIQYAHVPSILNDEGQKMSPSDDTSNVKWLLDQGFMPEAILNYLILLSHPTPCEIFTVQEAITWFDFKVISKAPARFDIEKLRLINREHIKRIPDMELSKRIGYACDNIGKLAKLFTEEVSTTRAIKQKVDAIFAKKSFHAAFEKESKLLQELILQAPYFEKFDEFQTYLIEKSGIKGEPFFKPLRFWLSGADNSPELVLLYPLIKTYLKEIVR, translated from the coding sequence ATGGTTAGATTTGCACCCACTCCTAGCGCAGATTTAAATATAGAATCCTTACGAATCGCACTGTTTAATTACATGTATGCTATTCAAACCAAGGACTCTATGGTGGTACGCATTGAAGATAGGGACAAAAAGCAGAACATCGAAGGCAAAGACCAAGACATCCTTGATATGCTGAATCTTTTTGGTATTTCTTACACGCAACTGTATTACCAAAGTCAAAATTTTAAATACCACCTTCAATTTGCCTCCACGCTTTTAGACACAAAAAAAGCGTTTATCTGTTTTTGCAATGAAAAAGAACTTGAGATAAAACGAGAGAAAGCCAAATCAGAGGGCAAAACGTACTGTTACGATGGAACGTGTGAGCACTTAAGCAGCGAAGAGATTTTAAACAATCCAAAGCCGTTTGTTATCCGTATGAAAAAACCAGAAGCGACTATTTCGTTTACCGATACAATTCAAGGAGAGATTAGCCTTGAACCTGATGCGGTTGACGCTTTTGTGATTATGCAAGCGGATAAATATCCGACCTATAACTTTGCCTGTGCATGCGATGATATGCTTCAAGGTATCTCGTACATCATCCGAAGCGAAGATCATCTCTTTGATACGCCACGACAAGAGTTCATACGTAAAAGTTTGGGGTACGACCAAGAAATTCAATACGCTCACGTGCCAAGCATCCTTAACGATGAGGGTCAAAAAATGAGTCCCTCTGATGATACATCAAACGTGAAATGGCTTTTAGATCAAGGTTTTATGCCAGAAGCGATTTTAAACTATCTGATTCTTTTGAGTCACCCTACTCCGTGTGAAATTTTTACTGTTCAAGAAGCGATAACATGGTTTGACTTCAAGGTAATTTCCAAAGCTCCTGCGCGTTTTGACATTGAAAAACTTCGTTTGATTAACCGTGAGCACATCAAACGTATCCCCGATATGGAGCTTTCTAAACGTATCGGTTATGCTTGTGACAACATTGGAAAGCTGGCAAAACTTTTCACCGAAGAGGTAAGTACCACGCGTGCAATCAAGCAAAAAGTTGATGCTATTTTTGCCAAAAAATCGTTTCATGCAGCGTTTGAAAAAGAGAGTAAACTTTTACAAGAGTTGATTTTACAAGCACCTTATTTTGAGAAATTTGATGAATTTCAAACATATCTCATCGAAAAAAGCGGCATCAAAGGAGAACCTTTCTTTAAACCGCTTCGTTTTTGGCTG
- a CDS encoding glutamine--tRNA ligase/YqeY domain fusion protein produces MSESKDFLRTIVEEDLQSGKYHEIITRFPPEPNGFPHIGHAKSICINFGIARDYKGHCNLRMDDTNPTTEDMKYVEALKDAVTWLGFEWANHVRFASDYFPKIYDYAVQLVKMGKAYVDSLNEEEIREYRGTIKEAGRRSKFAQRSIEENLDLLERMRKGEFKDGEHVLRAKIDMSAANMKMRDPLLYRIRHAHHFRTGDEWCIYPMYDFAHCLSDYIEGVTHSICTLEFENNREIYDWVLDELELKLPRPYQYEFARLGINYTVMSKRKLLELVNGSYVNGWDDPRLPTIAGYKRRGYTPESILNFCDQIGIAKANSMVDVAQLEFCIRDDLNQKVPRVMCVLDPLKVTIENYDGVEEIDASYYPHDVPKEGSRKLPFSREIYIERDDFMENPPAGYYRLTPEQSVRLKHAYILTCKEIIKDSHGNIVELKAEYHPNSKSGEDTSGIKTKSAIHWVSAKHAKKVEVRLYERLYSSDAPDGLEDLNPDSLHVITNAFVEPAVITEKPDVRFQFERQGYFYADPVDYTDAKPVFNKIVGLKDSWAKKVEATESAPKPETKKLPIVEGEVAPMSEAEQALFEKYTMVLGLNNEIANILARDTQLSAFYEEALSYIHSPISLANSVANEVARELKSASALNFGAKEIAELVTMIDEGTISTKIAKQVFEEMAKSGDHPKAIVEAKGLTQISDPAKLKPMIEEIIAKNSESVAKYKAGNTNLFGFFVGQVIKKSGGKANPTVVNELVAEKLKNG; encoded by the coding sequence ATGAGTGAGAGCAAAGATTTTTTACGTACCATTGTGGAAGAGGACTTACAGTCTGGAAAGTATCATGAAATTATCACCAGGTTTCCTCCAGAACCTAATGGATTCCCGCACATTGGTCATGCTAAGTCTATCTGTATCAATTTTGGCATTGCGCGTGATTATAAAGGGCATTGTAATCTCAGAATGGATGACACAAACCCCACAACCGAAGATATGAAATATGTTGAAGCGCTAAAAGATGCTGTGACATGGCTTGGGTTTGAATGGGCGAATCACGTGCGCTTTGCCTCTGATTATTTTCCTAAAATTTACGACTATGCCGTACAACTGGTCAAAATGGGTAAAGCCTATGTGGACAGCCTCAATGAAGAAGAAATCCGTGAATACCGCGGTACGATCAAAGAAGCAGGTCGTAGAAGTAAATTTGCGCAGCGTAGCATTGAAGAAAATCTTGACCTGTTAGAACGCATGAGAAAAGGTGAGTTTAAAGATGGCGAACACGTTTTACGTGCCAAAATTGACATGAGTGCTGCCAATATGAAAATGCGCGACCCTCTTTTATACCGCATTCGCCATGCACATCATTTTAGAACGGGTGATGAGTGGTGCATCTACCCGATGTACGACTTTGCGCACTGCTTGTCCGACTACATCGAAGGTGTGACGCACTCTATCTGTACGTTAGAGTTTGAAAACAACCGTGAGATTTATGACTGGGTTTTAGATGAACTCGAATTAAAACTCCCTCGCCCTTACCAATATGAGTTTGCACGTCTGGGCATCAACTATACGGTGATGAGCAAACGAAAACTCTTAGAACTCGTTAATGGTAGTTATGTCAATGGCTGGGATGACCCTCGCCTTCCGACCATTGCAGGCTACAAACGAAGAGGCTACACCCCTGAATCCATCTTGAATTTCTGCGATCAAATTGGTATTGCCAAAGCAAACTCCATGGTCGATGTAGCGCAACTTGAATTTTGCATCAGAGACGATCTCAATCAAAAAGTACCGCGTGTGATGTGTGTGCTTGATCCGCTTAAAGTGACCATCGAAAATTATGACGGCGTTGAAGAGATTGATGCTTCTTACTACCCGCATGATGTCCCCAAAGAGGGTTCACGTAAACTGCCTTTCTCACGGGAAATTTACATTGAGAGAGATGATTTTATGGAGAATCCTCCAGCTGGCTATTACCGTCTCACACCGGAGCAATCCGTGCGTTTGAAACATGCATATATTCTTACATGTAAAGAGATTATCAAAGATTCTCATGGCAACATCGTAGAGCTCAAAGCGGAGTATCATCCCAACTCCAAAAGTGGTGAAGACACCAGTGGAATTAAAACAAAAAGTGCTATTCACTGGGTCAGTGCAAAGCATGCCAAAAAAGTCGAAGTCAGGCTTTATGAGCGGTTGTATTCGAGTGATGCCCCTGATGGCTTAGAAGATCTCAATCCTGATTCTTTACATGTAATCACAAATGCGTTTGTTGAACCTGCCGTGATTACCGAAAAACCTGATGTTAGATTTCAGTTTGAAAGACAAGGGTATTTTTACGCAGACCCCGTTGATTACACCGATGCAAAGCCTGTCTTTAACAAAATTGTAGGGCTTAAAGACTCATGGGCTAAAAAGGTTGAAGCAACCGAATCTGCTCCTAAACCTGAGACTAAAAAGCTCCCTATCGTAGAAGGTGAAGTAGCGCCTATGAGCGAAGCAGAACAGGCACTCTTTGAGAAGTACACAATGGTACTTGGACTCAACAATGAAATCGCCAATATTTTAGCGCGCGATACACAACTCTCTGCTTTTTATGAAGAGGCGCTCTCTTACATCCATAGTCCTATAAGCCTTGCGAATAGTGTCGCCAATGAAGTGGCAAGAGAACTCAAAAGTGCTAGTGCATTAAACTTTGGCGCCAAAGAGATCGCCGAGCTTGTCACCATGATCGATGAAGGAACAATTTCCACTAAAATTGCAAAACAAGTCTTTGAAGAGATGGCAAAATCGGGGGATCATCCAAAAGCCATTGTTGAAGCCAAAGGGCTCACACAGATCAGTGATCCTGCAAAATTAAAGCCTATGATTGAAGAAATCATCGCCAAAAACTCTGAGAGTGTCGCAAAATATAAAGCAGGCAATACCAATCTTTTTGGCTTTTTTGTAGGACAAGTCATCAAAAAAAGCGGTGGCAAAGCGAACCCAACCGTCGTGAATGAACTGGTAGCAGAGAAATTAAAAAATGGTTAG
- a CDS encoding cache domain-containing protein: protein MADPFVGFASNQFTIAIASPVMVDGKKQGVVAASFYVNKLYRKIKAIHAEEGYAYVVDASGKILLHPDKAMLNLSLPEQMSSEAQNWSVFSVKKLRIET, encoded by the coding sequence ATTGCAGATCCTTTTGTGGGATTTGCAAGCAACCAATTTACGATTGCCATTGCCTCACCTGTAATGGTCGATGGCAAAAAACAAGGCGTCGTAGCGGCCTCTTTTTATGTCAATAAACTGTACCGTAAAATCAAAGCGATTCATGCTGAAGAGGGGTATGCTTATGTGGTTGATGCTTCGGGTAAAATACTTTTGCACCCAGACAAAGCAATGCTCAATCTCTCTTTACCCGAACAGATGTCAAGCGAAGCGCAGAACTGGTCAGTTTTTAGTGTAAAAAAGTTGCGAATTGAAACTTAA
- the istB gene encoding IS21-like element helper ATPase IstB, whose product MELDTSIDELCKELKLSIIGEKYHDIASMAAKENWQYTQFLEEVLRVEVDNRLGRSKNMLTKLAGFPVIKTLEQFDYTFSVGVNRKQIEELSSLIFVKKYENIILLGESGVGKTHLAIALALKAVQHRYKVRFTTISELLSNANRAKKEKKYDSFLKSIASPSVLVIDEIGYFNMSKEEANHFFQIISKRYEKSSTIFTSNLVFSKWVQVFAGDKIVTTAILDRVLHHSHIINIQGDSYRLKEKKQTGVLHSEIYKFEAKSSNIEGQNQEVV is encoded by the coding sequence ATGGAGTTAGATACCTCTATCGATGAGTTATGTAAAGAACTCAAGCTCTCTATCATAGGCGAAAAATATCATGATATTGCCAGTATGGCAGCTAAAGAGAATTGGCAATATACACAGTTCTTGGAGGAGGTATTACGAGTGGAAGTAGATAATAGACTAGGAAGGTCTAAAAATATGTTGACCAAACTCGCAGGATTCCCAGTTATTAAGACATTAGAGCAGTTTGATTACACTTTCTCCGTTGGCGTGAACCGTAAACAGATTGAAGAACTCTCAAGCCTAATATTTGTTAAAAAGTATGAGAACATCATCCTCTTAGGTGAAAGTGGTGTGGGTAAAACACATCTTGCTATTGCGCTAGCACTCAAAGCGGTGCAACATCGCTATAAAGTAAGATTTACCACCATAAGTGAGCTTTTAAGTAATGCAAATAGAGCCAAAAAAGAGAAAAAATATGATAGCTTCTTGAAATCTATCGCCTCTCCATCGGTACTTGTCATTGATGAGATTGGATATTTCAATATGAGCAAAGAAGAAGCCAATCACTTTTTTCAAATTATTTCTAAACGCTATGAAAAAAGCTCTACCATTTTTACTTCAAATCTTGTATTTAGTAAATGGGTTCAAGTCTTTGCAGGAGATAAAATCGTTACAACCGCTATATTAGATCGAGTGTTACATCACTCACATATCATCAATATTCAAGGAGATAGCTACCGACTTAAAGAGAAGAAACAAACAGGAGTTTTACACTCAGAAATCTATAAGTTTGAAGCTAAATCTTCAAACATAGAAGGTCAAAATCAAGAGGTGGTTTAA
- the istA gene encoding IS21 family transposase, with translation MLKKGEIKMIKKFLAEGFSKSAIARKLGISRETVRRYANLPDDYIPHINRPPVINSVDPYLPHIAKMLETAEQQKSEIPLTVIYEEIKKLGYDGSLRWLQQVILRYELRARAKLDEPIIRFETKPAQQMQVDWVEFPKDNLSAFVATMGYSRASYVEYVNNEKIETLIGCHMNAFAYFGGVPKECLYDNMKTVILSRNDYGKGDHRFNPLFADFAKHCGFSIKVCKPYRAKTKGKVERFNHYLRYNFHNGLRVRLSMKHYTLTLDNANAEVLKWLDNTANKRIHQTTLQMPFELLAQEQLQLLPVPKAYQGIHPKALIESVAKKYSPINSHKDLEKLYIPNRDIQCYDEFIPMVANIILPVGFYGGALWS, from the coding sequence ATGTTAAAAAAAGGTGAAATTAAAATGATAAAGAAGTTTTTAGCTGAAGGGTTTAGTAAAAGTGCCATTGCTAGAAAGTTAGGTATTTCAAGAGAAACTGTAAGGCGCTATGCCAATCTTCCAGATGATTATATTCCCCATATCAATAGACCTCCTGTGATTAACAGTGTTGATCCTTATTTGCCACATATCGCCAAGATGTTAGAGACGGCAGAGCAGCAGAAAAGTGAAATACCCTTAACCGTCATTTATGAAGAGATTAAGAAGCTTGGATATGATGGAAGTCTAAGGTGGCTTCAACAAGTCATACTAAGATATGAGCTTAGAGCTCGAGCCAAATTAGATGAGCCTATTATACGCTTTGAAACCAAACCAGCCCAGCAGATGCAAGTTGACTGGGTAGAGTTTCCCAAGGATAATTTATCCGCCTTTGTAGCGACGATGGGTTACTCTAGAGCATCTTATGTGGAATACGTTAATAATGAGAAGATTGAGACCTTGATAGGGTGCCATATGAACGCTTTTGCCTACTTTGGTGGTGTTCCAAAAGAGTGTTTATATGACAATATGAAAACTGTCATATTGTCACGAAATGACTATGGTAAAGGTGATCATAGATTCAATCCCTTGTTTGCTGACTTTGCCAAACACTGTGGATTTAGTATCAAAGTATGCAAACCCTATCGCGCTAAAACCAAAGGAAAAGTTGAGAGATTTAACCATTATCTGCGGTATAACTTTCATAATGGATTACGAGTGAGACTCTCTATGAAACATTACACATTAACGCTTGATAATGCAAATGCGGAAGTTCTAAAATGGTTGGACAATACCGCCAATAAACGCATCCACCAAACGACATTACAGATGCCATTTGAGTTGTTAGCACAGGAGCAGTTACAGCTACTTCCTGTGCCTAAAGCCTATCAAGGAATCCACCCTAAAGCTTTGATTGAAAGTGTAGCTAAAAAATATTCCCCAATCAATTCTCACAAAGACTTGGAAAAATTATATATCCCCAATAGAGACATTCAATGTTACGATGAGTTTATACCCATGGTTGCAAACATCATCCTTCCTGTTGGATTTTATGGTGGTGCATTATGGAGTTAG
- a CDS encoding cytochrome c biogenesis protein: protein MLLALLIQTPLWCESDYVQNYLQEHQAKSKAVSDAFGKLVVQSRMGRMKPFDTLSQEVLYKLSGKSSLYDMDAMQVMLGMLSHPTLWKTLPMIQTKTPRLRDFIGIAKEQKLATFEDFFDGHRYKLDAELQKALAMKPSQRGTFENDLIKVDERLSIAFMLYQGVLFKIFPLPNDANHTWLAFEQMFAQLQGEEAKKLQESSTAFIEALFERNYAKALLHVKTFSQFQTHYGADIMPSPTHIKVEILFNKLMIFERLTLAYVLLGLVLLGVAFGHVFAPNTFTCKLNRPLFFSVAMLFVVHTCGLALRWYVSGHAPLSDTYESIVYIAWSCLLFCMLFMRTSLFALSGSVMMAGIFMFVAHLGHIDPEITNLVPVLKSFWLSVHVSIITASYGFLALGCALGFFTLILFTCKPSSKTIATIKHLTSINEITLILGLSLLVIGNFLGGVWANESWGRYWGWDPKETWAYISILVYTIILHVRLVPRIYSHYSFAVLSLLGFASILMTYFGVNFYLAGMHSYATGDPVPIPLWVYVCSVVVAGLIIMSYKNRFLKEEK, encoded by the coding sequence GTGCTTCTTGCTCTTTTGATTCAAACGCCTTTATGGTGTGAGAGTGACTATGTTCAAAACTATTTGCAGGAGCATCAGGCTAAGAGCAAAGCGGTAAGTGATGCGTTTGGTAAACTCGTCGTGCAATCGCGCATGGGGCGAATGAAGCCTTTTGATACACTCAGCCAAGAGGTACTTTATAAACTCAGTGGTAAAAGCAGCCTGTACGATATGGATGCGATGCAAGTAATGCTTGGAATGCTTTCCCATCCCACTTTGTGGAAAACACTGCCGATGATTCAGACCAAAACGCCACGACTTAGGGATTTTATCGGTATTGCGAAAGAGCAAAAACTAGCAACTTTTGAAGATTTTTTCGACGGACATCGTTACAAATTAGACGCTGAACTTCAAAAAGCTTTGGCGATGAAACCCAGCCAGAGAGGCACCTTTGAGAACGATCTGATCAAAGTCGATGAGCGTTTGAGCATTGCGTTTATGCTCTACCAAGGAGTCCTCTTTAAAATCTTCCCACTGCCCAATGATGCGAACCACACATGGCTTGCCTTCGAGCAGATGTTTGCACAACTTCAAGGTGAAGAGGCAAAAAAATTACAAGAGAGTTCCACCGCTTTTATTGAAGCACTGTTTGAGCGAAATTACGCCAAAGCACTTTTACATGTAAAGACGTTTTCACAGTTTCAAACCCACTATGGCGCGGATATTATGCCTTCACCCACACACATCAAAGTGGAGATACTCTTCAATAAACTGATGATTTTTGAGCGTTTAACCTTGGCGTATGTACTCTTAGGTTTGGTGCTTTTAGGCGTTGCATTTGGGCATGTTTTTGCTCCCAATACCTTTACATGTAAACTGAACCGTCCGCTCTTTTTCAGTGTCGCAATGCTGTTTGTCGTGCATACGTGTGGGCTCGCTTTGCGTTGGTATGTGAGCGGTCATGCGCCTTTGAGTGACACGTACGAGTCTATTGTTTATATCGCGTGGTCGTGTCTGCTTTTTTGCATGCTCTTTATGCGCACTTCGCTTTTTGCACTCTCTGGCTCGGTGATGATGGCGGGCATCTTTATGTTTGTCGCACACCTAGGGCACATTGACCCAGAGATCACCAATCTTGTGCCCGTTTTAAAATCGTTTTGGCTTAGCGTACATGTCTCCATCATCACCGCCAGTTACGGCTTTTTAGCCCTGGGTTGTGCATTGGGATTTTTCACGCTCATCCTCTTTACATGTAAACCTTCTTCTAAAACCATTGCGACCATCAAGCACCTTACCTCCATCAATGAAATCACCCTGATTTTGGGCTTGAGTCTTTTGGTCATCGGTAACTTTTTAGGCGGTGTTTGGGCGAATGAATCGTGGGGGAGGTATTGGGGTTGGGACCCGAAAGAGACGTGGGCGTACATCTCTATTTTGGTGTATACCATCATTTTACATGTAAGGCTTGTACCACGGATTTATTCGCACTATTCGTTTGCGGTGCTTTCACTTTTAGGGTTTGCCTCCATCTTGATGACGTACTTTGGCGTGAACTTTTACCTTGCAGGCATGCACTCCTACGCTACGGGCGATCCTGTGCCAATTCCACTTTGGGTTTATGTATGTAGTGTCGTGGTCGCAGGTTTGATTATAATGTCGTATAAAAATAGATTTTTAAAGGAAGAAAAATGA
- a CDS encoding Crp/Fnr family transcriptional regulator codes for MANDSLSLIASLPLFDALEHEDIEKIASFCSVRHHKAGDVLFYEKDTKDSIYYIIKGSVKFYKVDRFDNEIFLYKLYSNSLIFNVSKLIDSFFISCYANAEFLEDSMVLSIQSEPFREMIYTNHRLMTKILEESFKMIQQMQCIISRDVVFDGTARVAHMLVNELDTFNRLKKHEIAYMLHIQPETLSRILNKLTRNETIEIEKNSVVILNIQELKEIYE; via the coding sequence ATGGCAAATGATTCTTTATCTCTGATCGCTTCATTGCCACTGTTCGATGCGCTAGAACATGAAGACATCGAGAAGATCGCCTCTTTTTGCAGTGTACGTCATCACAAAGCAGGTGACGTGCTTTTTTATGAGAAAGATACCAAAGATTCGATCTATTACATCATCAAAGGCTCTGTAAAATTTTACAAAGTGGATCGTTTCGACAATGAAATCTTCCTCTACAAACTCTATTCCAATTCGCTCATTTTCAATGTCTCCAAGCTGATCGACAGCTTTTTTATCAGCTGTTACGCGAACGCTGAGTTTTTGGAAGACAGTATGGTGCTTTCCATTCAGAGTGAGCCCTTTCGTGAGATGATCTATACCAATCACCGTTTGATGACAAAGATTTTGGAAGAGTCGTTTAAGATGATTCAGCAGATGCAATGTATCATTAGCCGTGATGTTGTGTTTGATGGAACGGCAAGAGTGGCGCACATGCTTGTCAATGAGCTTGACACGTTTAATCGCCTAAAAAAACATGAAATTGCCTATATGCTGCATATTCAGCCTGAGACACTTTCCCGTATTTTAAACAAACTCACCCGTAATGAAACGATAGAAATTGAAAAAAACAGTGTTGTAATCTTGAATATTCAAGAATTAAAAGAGATTTATGAGTAG
- a CDS encoding type IV pili methyl-accepting chemotaxis transducer N-terminal domain-containing protein — MIKPTTISTKMKLAGGLLSFVIIFIISLTVMMNQMSKKDSYIINIAGKQRMLSQKISKETFFIVHRHTNDFRELNTAVNLFESSLKDLLYGNDTKGIYAPQNERIQAKLEEVMSLWVPFRLEVEALKTGIEDVRPDMEVLTPRIEKLLILSDNVVQHMVIANLSNIHIDLSGRQRMLSQRMGLYVNRYLRTANAQDLLVYADAKALYNKTIKSFLDDPAVKNVPAVYAIVKENNAYWEEYSVYLDHLIAVESEINKHMAFVYEKNVQLLNAMDDAVWLYTNHSEAKNDMFLKFQYIALIIGLIIIVYAFVMTKEVIEHLEGFVQKAKELAHGDINSFTGHNVTLSANGEDELKEASSHISLFVQKVNLAMKDSEDALKKAENAVSQLQQLAEDVEDVIEDMGIDEHDKKTFDKNVNATEDIAIQSAENLIHVNRMLQKLKKSLNAMVDSGNQVDEKKDV; from the coding sequence ATGATTAAACCAACAACCATTAGCACCAAAATGAAATTAGCAGGTGGACTGCTCTCTTTCGTGATTATTTTCATCATCTCACTCACTGTGATGATGAATCAGATGAGCAAAAAAGACTCGTATATCATCAACATCGCAGGTAAGCAGCGTATGCTTTCGCAAAAAATTAGTAAAGAGACTTTTTTCATCGTGCATCGCCATACCAATGACTTTCGAGAACTCAATACGGCTGTCAACTTGTTTGAGAGCAGTCTTAAAGACCTTTTGTATGGAAATGATACCAAAGGCATTTATGCTCCACAAAATGAACGCATCCAAGCCAAACTGGAAGAGGTGATGAGCTTGTGGGTTCCCTTTCGCTTGGAAGTAGAAGCGCTTAAAACAGGCATCGAAGATGTACGTCCCGATATGGAAGTGCTCACGCCGCGCATCGAAAAACTCCTCATCCTTTCCGATAACGTTGTTCAACACATGGTCATAGCCAATCTTAGCAATATTCACATTGATCTCTCCGGTCGTCAGAGAATGCTCTCACAACGCATGGGACTTTACGTCAATCGTTATTTGAGGACAGCAAATGCCCAAGATTTACTGGTCTATGCCGATGCTAAGGCACTGTATAACAAAACGATAAAGAGCTTTTTAGATGATCCTGCGGTCAAAAATGTTCCGGCTGTCTATGCGATTGTGAAAGAAAATAACGCCTATTGGGAAGAGTACAGTGTTTATTTAGACCATCTTATTGCTGTAGAGAGTGAAATCAACAAACATATGGCGTTTGTGTATGAAAAAAATGTTCAACTGCTCAATGCCATGGATGATGCTGTTTGGCTCTATACCAATCACAGTGAAGCGAAGAACGATATGTTCCTCAAATTTCAGTACATTGCACTTATTATTGGGCTCATCATTATCGTCTATGCGTTTGTGATGACCAAAGAGGTTATTGAGCATTTAGAGGGGTTTGTGCAAAAAGCCAAAGAGTTGGCACATGGCGATATTAATAGCTTTACTGGACACAATGTTACGCTCTCTGCCAACGGTGAAGATGAGCTAAAAGAAGCCTCTTCACATATTTCACTCTTTGTTCAAAAAGTCAATCTTGCGATGAAAGACTCCGAAGATGCGCTTAAAAAAGCGGAAAATGCCGTCTCTCAACTTCAACAGCTTGCGGAAGATGTGGAAGATGTCATCGAAGATATGGGGATTGATGAGCATGATAAAAAAACATTTGACAAAAATGTTAATGCCACGGAAGACATCGCTATTCAGTCCGCAGAAAATCTTATCCATGTCAATCGCATGTTGCAAAAGCTTAAAAAAAGCCTCAATGCGATGGTCGATAGCGGCAATCAAGTGGACGAAAAAAAGGACGTGTAA
- a CDS encoding RBBP9/YdeN family alpha/beta hydrolase, translating to MKKIYIIHGYFASPTDHWFPWFVEKVHADYGIEVEVLRMPTPDTPDMDEWLEKLHDKIGMPSNETFIIAHSLGCITLLHYLDTLQENFALGGMILVSPFDKPLEVFPNLNSFVDITLDFSKLSRSVAQKYVIFSDNDMYVPPFISKTIGVKLDSALLEIPRGGHFLGIEGFETFPELYEIFKTMLAKR from the coding sequence ATGAAAAAAATTTACATTATTCATGGTTATTTTGCTTCACCAACGGATCATTGGTTTCCATGGTTTGTCGAAAAAGTTCATGCCGATTATGGCATAGAAGTTGAAGTGTTGCGTATGCCAACACCCGATACTCCTGACATGGATGAATGGCTGGAAAAACTTCACGATAAAATCGGCATGCCGAGCAACGAGACGTTTATCATCGCGCACAGTTTAGGCTGTATCACCCTTTTGCATTACCTAGATACGCTTCAAGAGAATTTTGCCCTTGGCGGTATGATCTTAGTCTCTCCTTTTGATAAACCGCTCGAAGTTTTTCCCAATCTTAATTCGTTTGTTGATATTACGCTGGATTTTTCCAAGCTCTCCCGCAGTGTCGCTCAAAAGTATGTCATCTTCTCCGACAACGATATGTACGTACCGCCCTTTATAAGCAAGACCATAGGTGTTAAACTTGACAGCGCCCTTCTTGAAATCCCTCGCGGCGGTCACTTTTTGGGCATAGAAGGGTTTGAAACATTTCCTGAATTGTATGAAATTTTTAAAACGATGCTGGCAAAAAGATAA
- a CDS encoding LysE family translocator, whose amino-acid sequence MLGTHDLWLFILSGLLLNMTPGVDTLYIVGRSSTQGFRAGFFAALGIGTGCLVHIFATTIGLSALLATSAMAFSIIKSIGAAYLIYIGITILRSTQTPLHVKTKTGHQTLKNIFWQGFLTNMLNPKVALFFLAFLPQFVDIASNNKALSMLFLGILFDINGTVWNIIVAWLSMVFISKLQAHHTFALWFNRSIGALFLALGIKLLHEEL is encoded by the coding sequence ATGTTAGGTACGCATGATCTTTGGCTTTTCATCCTTTCAGGCTTGCTTTTAAATATGACACCAGGCGTTGATACGCTGTATATTGTCGGACGTTCCAGTACGCAAGGATTTCGTGCGGGATTTTTTGCAGCCCTTGGTATTGGTACGGGATGCCTGGTGCATATTTTCGCAACAACGATTGGACTTTCAGCTTTGCTCGCAACCTCGGCAATGGCATTCAGCATTATTAAAAGCATCGGTGCCGCTTATTTGATTTACATTGGTATCACGATATTACGCTCAACGCAAACCCCTTTACATGTAAAAACAAAAACCGGTCATCAAACCTTAAAAAATATCTTTTGGCAAGGCTTTCTTACTAATATGCTCAACCCCAAAGTAGCACTTTTTTTCCTTGCATTTTTACCGCAATTTGTAGATATTGCATCCAATAACAAGGCATTGAGTATGCTGTTTTTAGGTATTTTATTTGACATCAATGGCACAGTCTGGAATATCATTGTCGCGTGGTTGTCGATGGTCTTTATCTCAAAATTACAAGCGCATCATACCTTTGCACTTTGGTTCAATAGAAGTATTGGTGCGCTTTTTTTAGCGCTTGGTATCAAACTTTTACACGAAGAACTTTGA